The Humulus lupulus chromosome 7, drHumLupu1.1, whole genome shotgun sequence region GCCAAGCAAGCACATCATTACTGCTGATCTCCCTCAGGAGACTAGGATGGTAAGAGAATTTTCTAATTTGGTAACAGCTATCAAAAAGGGCTCGAAACCTGAGAAACACTGGCCAACTATTAGTAGGAAAACACAGCTGATCCTGGATGCGGTCAAGGCTTCGGTTGACAAAGGTTTCGAGCCTGTTGAGGTTGGAAATTAGGTGGCTGTTTAGTGGTGTGCTTTGTTCAGAGTTTGCTGTGCTTATTTATGCCAAAATAAAAGTATGGTTTTGTATTCCTTATTCTGAATAACAGATTCTTTATGCTGTGTGCTTATTGATTCTACGCCCTTTGTGAATTTAAACTCTGGCTTGGCCACTGCTACCAACCatgatatataaataaataatgtcacaatttttttttaaaaaaaaaactccctTGCAGATCTCAAGCTCAATTGCAAGGGAGAAGAATAAGTTTATTGATGATTCATTTCAAGCATTATGACTTACATGCATCTGTAAATATTTCTCTTTCCCATACCTGCAGTATGTGACAAagataactttaaaaaatatgctTTCATTAATCATTTTCAAGATAGGCATCATACTGATTGGAAATGGTCATCAGGAGGAAACATTGCTGCCATCTAATGTCAGTAGCACCTTGTATAATTCTGGACGCCGATCACGAAATATTCCCCAACTGTGTCTCTTTGATTTGATTTGATCCAAATCAAATTGTGCTATGAGAACAGCTTCGTCTTTATCATCAGCAGTTGCAACAATTTCTCCAGTTGGACCTGACGTTAAAGTATGAAGACTTGTTAATATGTAATATACAAGAAGGCACAAGAATGCAATTAAATGGAAGTGTTTCCACTCTACAAATGCCAACAAGCCAATGAATGATACCTGCTATGAATGAGTTTCCATAAAACTTTATTACACTTTTTCCATGCTCTGTCTCAATTGTCTCCTTGCCTATGCGATTTGAAGCAACTAGAGGCACCTGAGGTCATTAACAACAAATCAATTCCTATTTGCTTCATATTTTTCTAACAGAAATGACGCCAACATGCCATAATTTTGTCAAAATAATACTTGATTCTGTTTCGctttaattaatacataataatTCTAGACCGTGTAAAAGTAATCATATAATACACTAACTACTATTCCATAAGCCAAACTTCATAAATAGTTCTTTTTATTTCACTTACTAATTATagctttttttattttaatggaaGAGAAGTATCAAGTATGTGAACTGAAGTCCCTTTTTCCCCTCATTAATTGGTGGCATCCACAATCAAAGATGCTAGTATTAGTACTGTTATTGACTTCAGGAAAATACACACAGTTTTGCACCGGAAATTACTGTTTTGTCTTGAAACCAAGCTGGTGCACTATACATAAAGAGCTAAGGCTCAGATCATTTATTATTGTCCTTTTTTCTACTAGATTATGGAAAAAATTAATGTCCCTGTTTAAGCTGCGTTGAGTTGCTCATACAACTTGTGCAATTTGTTTTT contains the following coding sequences:
- the LOC133792655 gene encoding uncharacterized oxidoreductase At4g09670-like yields the protein MAMDVTAIGSKGTLHLNDFVIPYQEHEAYFSAATETGFNELVTGWVPRPSKHIITADLPQETRMVREFSNLVTAIKKGSKPEKHWPTISRKTQLILDAVKASVDKGFEPVEILYAVCLLILRPL